The Macaca fascicularis isolate 582-1 chromosome 11, T2T-MFA8v1.1 genome includes a region encoding these proteins:
- the RHNO1 gene encoding RAD9, HUS1, RAD1-interacting nuclear orphan protein 1 isoform X1, whose translation MPPRKKRRQPSQKAQLLFHHQPLEGPKHSCASTQLPITHTRQVPSKPIDHSTITSWVSPDFDTTAGSLFPAYRKHHHQNRARHSSRKSTTSKFPHLTFESPQSSNSETLGIPLIRECPSESEKDVSRRPLVPVLSPQSCGDMSAQALQSLPYVFIPPDIQTPESSSVKEELIPQDQKENSLPSCSLHTGTPDSPEPGPVLVEDTPEDKYGIKVTWRRRQHLLAYLRERGKLSRSQFLVKS comes from the exons ATGCCTCCCAGAAAAAAACGCCGCCAGCCTTCCCAGAAAGCCCAGCTGCTGTTCCACCATCAACCACTGGAGGGCCCCAAACACAGCTGTGCATCTACACAGCTTCCCATCACTCACACTCGACAGGTGCCCAGCAAGCCCATTGACCACAGCACCATCACTTCCTGG gtatcaCCTGATTTTGATACAACAGCAGGAAGCTTGTTCCCAGCCTACCggaaacaccaccaccaaaaccGGGCGAGACATTCAAGTCGAAAATCTACCACCTCCAAGTTTCCACATCTAACTTTTGAGAGTCCGCAGTCTTCCAATTCAGAGACATTGGGGATCCCCTTAATCCGGGAGTGCCCCAGTGAATCAGAAAAGGATGTTTCCAGAAGACCCTTAGTTCCAGTGCTCAGTCCCCAAAGCTGTGGGGACATGTCAGCACAGGCACTTCAGAGCTTACCTTATGTGTTCATTCCACCTGATATCCAGACCCCAGAGTCATCGTCTGTGAAGGAAGAACTCATTCCCCAGGATCAGAAGGAAAATAGCCTTCCAAGCTGCTCTCTTCACACTGGCACTCCTGATAGCCCAGAGCCTGGACCTGTTCTGGTTGAAGACACCCCCGAAGACAAGTATGGAATAAAGGTCACGTGGAGGAGACGACAGCACCTGCTTGCTTACCTCAGGGAGAGAGGGAAGCTGAGCAGAAGCCAATTCCTTGTGAAAAGCTGA
- the RHNO1 gene encoding RAD9, HUS1, RAD1-interacting nuclear orphan protein 1 isoform X2, giving the protein MPPRKKRRQPSQKAQLLFHHQPLEGPKHSCASTQLPITHTRQVSPDFDTTAGSLFPAYRKHHHQNRARHSSRKSTTSKFPHLTFESPQSSNSETLGIPLIRECPSESEKDVSRRPLVPVLSPQSCGDMSAQALQSLPYVFIPPDIQTPESSSVKEELIPQDQKENSLPSCSLHTGTPDSPEPGPVLVEDTPEDKYGIKVTWRRRQHLLAYLRERGKLSRSQFLVKS; this is encoded by the exons ATGCCTCCCAGAAAAAAACGCCGCCAGCCTTCCCAGAAAGCCCAGCTGCTGTTCCACCATCAACCACTGGAGGGCCCCAAACACAGCTGTGCATCTACACAGCTTCCCATCACTCACACTCGACAG gtatcaCCTGATTTTGATACAACAGCAGGAAGCTTGTTCCCAGCCTACCggaaacaccaccaccaaaaccGGGCGAGACATTCAAGTCGAAAATCTACCACCTCCAAGTTTCCACATCTAACTTTTGAGAGTCCGCAGTCTTCCAATTCAGAGACATTGGGGATCCCCTTAATCCGGGAGTGCCCCAGTGAATCAGAAAAGGATGTTTCCAGAAGACCCTTAGTTCCAGTGCTCAGTCCCCAAAGCTGTGGGGACATGTCAGCACAGGCACTTCAGAGCTTACCTTATGTGTTCATTCCACCTGATATCCAGACCCCAGAGTCATCGTCTGTGAAGGAAGAACTCATTCCCCAGGATCAGAAGGAAAATAGCCTTCCAAGCTGCTCTCTTCACACTGGCACTCCTGATAGCCCAGAGCCTGGACCTGTTCTGGTTGAAGACACCCCCGAAGACAAGTATGGAATAAAGGTCACGTGGAGGAGACGACAGCACCTGCTTGCTTACCTCAGGGAGAGAGGGAAGCTGAGCAGAAGCCAATTCCTTGTGAAAAGCTGA